The Oryza brachyantha chromosome 6, ObraRS2, whole genome shotgun sequence region TTGCTCGGTATGTGTACTATTCAATTccaactatatttttcatttcgtCTATACATCCCTTTTCTAATTTATCCTTACGTTTTGCCTGTACATCTCCTTTCTAATTTATGGTTGCTATTACATTTCATATTACAAGTGCAACATATGCATATACTCCTACATTTTGCAAATGTCATAGTTATTTTTGGtagttgtaaatatataatcagATGCTTGGCTgactaaaactaaaaaacagAGGACCTAGCTCATGGATGCTGGGCAGAGTACTTTACGTTTGCCGGTAGGTCGTCACCGGGCAAGATGTCGACCGTCACATATTTTGTTCCCTCACCCTGATCATGCTACTTCTGCTGAATCACGGCGAAAACGTAAACTCATATTGGATGCCCGTAGATTTAGAGGCTCATCATCTGCAACTACTCCTCCATTGCCTAACCAACAACGAATTATTGGACTATCCTCACATTCCCAATCAGCTGAGTTTCATAATTCTTCATCCGCGTCTACATCAAACCAAGTATTTTGCCATCTCCGTATGTTATCATATCCTTTGTACATAAAAATTGACATATGTCAGTTAACATCTTACATCTGGAATCTTCTACTGGTATACTTTGTTAGGAACAATCTATGCTCCACTTAATCTTGGTGGCCCAAATCATTCTTGCAATCATTGTGGTGCTTTATTCTGGTACAAAGAGCGAACACGGAAAAATAGGCACACATCAAATCCaacatataatttatgttGCAGAGGGGGCAGGATATCACTACCATCTTATAATCCACCTCCTCAGCCCTTATTGAATTTGTTGACATCTGCTAGCCCCCATTCAAATCACTTCTTGCAGCACATTCGTCGATACAATGCCATGTTTGCTATGACTTCAATGGGAGCTAAGGTCATTGAATCCGTCAACGATGGCCATGGACCATATGTCTTCAAAATTAGTGGACAGATCTGCCACAGAGTAGGCTCTTTAATACCTCCACAAGGTCATCGGCCAGAATATGCTCAGCTATACATCTTTGATACAGAAAATGAAATCTCTAATAGAATCAACATTGCTTCATCTTCACGTAATAGAAGCAACGCTGCTTCATCTTCTCACAACTCCTCCCATGCCAACGAAGAAATTGTCCGCTCTCTAATAGAAATGTTTGATACACATAATCCTATTGTGAAGTTATTCCGAACAGCAAGAGAAAGATTAAGTGAGAATGAATCTGATCATTACAAAATCCGAATATTTGGTTCAATAGATGAACATGGGGATATATATAGTGCACCCAGTTGCAGCAGAGGTTGTAGGATTGGTTGTTGGGGATATTGGGATGACTGATATTGGACGAGATATAATAATTCAACACCATTCATTAGAACTGCAGCGTATACATGAAAAACATCGCAAATTTATGGCAATGCAATATCCTATTTTATTTCCATATGGTGAAGATGGTTTCCATGAATCCATCATATACAACCAAACAACAAGCTCATCTGCCTTACAACGTAATAAAGCAACAGTGGTTGAATTCTTTGTTTATATATTGCATGACAGAGTGGGCCAATTCAACACTCCGTTGCGATGTGAGAGATTAACCCAGTCTTATTTTGTTGATGGCTATTGTTGTGTTGAAGGTGAACGCATACAACACTATAGGTTACCTAGCTTCCAACACAAATATAGATCAGCACCATTTAATTCTTTAGCAAATTCTGTGTCTAAAGGCATTACAGCCGGTTCTTCAGCTGGCCAACGGGTTATCTTACCGGCCTCTCATACTGGAAGCCCTCGGTATTTCTACCAGAACTACCAAGACTGCATTGCTATTTGTAGGAAATATGGCTGCCCGGATCTTTTTCTCACATTCACATCAAATGCATCTTGGCCAGAAATCCTACAAGCTCTACCACCTAGGCAACAACCTTCTGATCGTCCAGACATCGTTGACCGTGTCTTTAAAATGaagctaaatattttaatggatGACATtacgaaaaataaattctttggTCCCATCCATGCGGGTAATttctaaaacaactttcaatCAAAATTCTTGCATCATGTATTGTTCATGAAatccatataatagttaccctTTTGTACAGTTGTCTACACAGTAGAGTTTCAAAAGCGTGGGCTACCACATGTCCATATAATCATTTGGCTGTCAAAAGAAGAACCTCTCGATGCTCAAAAGGTTGACCAACGTATCTCAGCTCAATTACCAAATCCTACACTTGATACAATAGGATTTGAAGCTGTTACTTCTTTTATGATCCATGGGCCTTGTGGCCCTGGAATTTCCTATTCACCATGCATGTCTGGAGGAAGGTGCtccaaattttatccaaaGGAATTCTATGAAAACACTTCTATATTACAAAATGGTTTTACCCAATATGCACGGCCAAACAATGGAATAGTTGTTACAAAGAATGGAGTTGACATTGACAATAGATTCATTGTTCCTCATAATGTTGATTTGGTGGTAAAGTACCAAGCTCATATAAATGTGGAAAGTGTTAATCATGATGGAATGCATAAGTATCTTTTTAAGTATGTTACAAAAGGCTATGATTGTGCTAAGGCTGGTATCCGTCCCAATTCAGGAAGTGAAACTATAAATGAAATAGACAATTATCATGAATGTCGATGTGTAACCCCAAATGATGCTGCTTGGCATTTACTTCAGTTTGATATACACCATACGGACCCATCGGTTGAGCGCCTTCCAGTCCACCTTCCTTTAGAGAATAATGTTGTTTACACCGAGGATGATGACCTAGAAGAAGTCATTGAAAACCCAGGAAATCAAAAATCCAAACTTACTGCATGGTTAGAGGCTAATAGTCAATTCCATGAAGCTAGAGAGCATACATATATTGAATTCCCTCAATACTTTACATGGCACTCAAGTGGAAAATATTGGGATATACGCCGTGGTTACCACAACAAAATTGGGCGCATTGCTCATGTTGATCCAACAAAAGGGGAACAATATTATTTGAGGATGTTACTCCATATAGTTAAAGGACCAAAGGCTTTTTCTGAAATCAGAAATATATCTGGCCAACAACATCCAATGTTTCGATCAGCATGTGAGGCTCTAGGTCTCCTTGATGATGATCAAGAGTGGTCCTATGCTCTTAATGATGCAGCACAGTGGGCCTTACCTTATCAGTTGCGTCAGTTATTTGTCACAATCTTGCTCTTTTGTGAGGTAACAAATCCACAAAGGCTTTTTACAAAACATGCCCAACGATTGAGTGAAGATATCAGGCATAGagcaaatctaaatttatcggAAAGTAATATTTCACTTGCAAACTCTTTTGTTCATAATGCCCTACTGTTTGAACTGGATAAGTTATTGAGAAATGCAGGATATTCTTTATCACACTTTAATTTGCCACTTCCAGATGATATTGGTAGCGCATCTGCAGATAATagattattactagatgagcTCGGGTATGATATTATTGGCATCACATCTACATCTGCTAATGACATAAATATGCTGAATAGAAATCAGAAGGAAATTTTTGATTCTATTTCTAATTCAGTCATAAATAATGAGGGGAGAACATTCTTTGTGTATGGATATGGAGAAACTGGAAAGACTTTCTTATGGACAACTTTATGGAACTTTGTGAGAACACAAGGGAAAATTGCATTAGCTGTTGCATCGTCAGGAATTGCATCCCTCCTACTTCCAGGTGGTAGAACACCTCATTCCCGCTTTAAAATCCCTTTGGACATACGTGACAATTCTATGTGCAGCATAAAGAAAAACACACACTTAGCAGAACTTATTCAATAAACATCTCTTATTGTTTGGGATGAAGCACCGGTTAATCACAAGCATTGTTTTGAAGCATTAGATCGCACATTGAGAGATATATTGTCAGATATTCGACCTAATGCACAGCATAGACAATTTGGTGTAATAACTGTTGCATTTGGTGGAGATTTTCGGCAAACACTTCCTGTTATTCAGAATGCAACAAGGGGCCAAATTTTGCGAGCTTGTATTGTTAATTCTTACTTACGGCATCAATGTGTAGTTCTTCAATTGACTGAAAACATGAGACTTACCTCACAAAACCTTTCGCCATCCGATAAAGAAGAGCTACGAATATTTGCAGACTGGCTTTTAAGAGTAGGAAATGGTACAGAAACTCAAATTCCAATAGAACATGAAACCAATGGTACTTTCATAGAAATACCAGAGTCTCTTTTGTTGCTCCTGGACTCTAGAAAtcttaataacttgatttcCTTTGTATATGACTTAGGATATGAACCAAGCAATATTACAACGTATTTTTGTGATCATGCAATTTTATCACCAACAAATGAGGTTGTTTCAgaaatcaacaacaaaatcattGCTCAAGTAACAACTGCCGAGATGTCATATTATAGTTCAGATACTATTGATGATAGCTGCTCAAACCATTCAACTCTAGAGGCTCTATATCCAACAGAATTTCTGAACACAATATCTTTGAATAGACTTCCAGACCATGTTTTGCATCTCAAAATTAGTGTTCCTATAATGCTCTTGCGTAACCTTTATCGTTCTAGAGGTACAACTCGCATCACTGAAGGGGAAATAATCACTGGGAAAGCCATAGGTTCAAGAGCATACATACCACGTATTATAACGACATCAGCCCAATCTAACTGGCCATTCAAGCTAAAACGGCGGCAATTTCCAATACGTTTGTCATATGCCATGACTATTAACAAGAGTCAAGGTCAAACACTTCAAAAAGTTGGTGCATACTTGCCATCTCCAGTTTTTTCTCATGGCCAATTATATGTTACATTATCACGAGTAACATCTCCAAAAGGTCTGCGAATACTTATAAGCGGCAATAATTCATCAAATGACCATTGCACGAAAAATGTTGTATACAAtgagatttttcagaatatCAACAATCATCTCAATTAGTCACCAAGGTATTTTTGTAAACAGTTCATTATCTATTATATGCAATGTATGTTTTCTGATATTGTGTACTAGCTAACATTAAAGCTAATATTTCAGAAACACTTTCATAGATGGGATCACCAACAAAACTCAAAGAGATAAATTAGGGCCAACAAAACCTCAAAGTTTTTGGCCGGCTTATTAGATTATGGGATGTTAAAAACATGGCCTCAGCTGGGACACCTGCAGTAATCAGCATCGATGGGGTCATTCTTGATGAAGAGGTACACAATCCTACACCAAGAAACGAAAGGATTTAtcctatatttaaatataaaacttcCAATGCTAATAttactaataaaataatgtagtTCTAGACTTAATAGAAGTTTTAATCTTGCAGGACAGTATGGTGCAGTTTACTATTCCAAAGAAACTTGAAAATGAATTCCGTCCATCACTAACTCTCGGCTTAGTCTACATGTTTGTCGATGTCAATACTGTTGacattaaaaacaaaagatatatttaccaCCACAAAAATACATGTTGCAGTTTAAGCCCAACACAAAG contains the following coding sequences:
- the LOC102712269 gene encoding uncharacterized protein LOC102712269 isoform X2, with the translated sequence MNMGIYIVHPVAAEVVGLVVGDIGMTDIGRDIIIQHHSLELQRIHEKHRKFMAMQYPILFPYGEDGFHESIIYNQTTSSSALQRNKATVVEFFVYILHDRVGQFNTPLRCERLTQSYFVDGYCCVEGITAGSSAGQRVILPASHTGSPRYFYQNYQDCIAICRKYGCPDLFLTFTSNASWPEILQALPPRQQPSDRPDIVDRVFKMKLNILMDDITKNKFFGPIHAVVYTVEFQKRGLPHVHIIIWLSKEEPLDAQKVDQRISAQLPNPTLDTIGFEAVTSFMIHGPCGPGISYSPCMSGGRCSKFYPKEFYENTSILQNGFTQYARPNNGIVVTKNGVDIDNRFIVPHNVDLVVKYQAHINVESVNHDGMHKYLFKYVTKGYDCAKAGIRPNSGSETINEIDNYHECRCVTPNDAAWHLLQFDIHHTDPSVERLPVHLPLENNVVYTEDDDLEEVIENPGNQKSKLTAWLEANSQFHEAREHTYIEFPQYFTWHSSGKYWDIRRGYHNKIGRIAHVDPTKGEQYYLRMLLHIVKGPKAFSEIRNISGQQHPMFRSACEALGLLDDDQEWSYALNDAAQWALPYQLRQLFVTILLFCEVTNPQRLFTKHAQRLSEDIRHRANLNLSESNISLANSFVHNALLFELDKLLRNAGYSLSHFNLPLPDDIGSASADNRLLLDELGYDIIGITSTSANDINMLNRNQKEIFDSISNSVINNEGRTFFVYGYGETGKTFLWTTLWNFVRTQGKIALAVASSGIASLLLPGGRTPHSRFKIPLDIRDNSMCSIKKNTHLAELIQ
- the LOC102712269 gene encoding uncharacterized protein LOC102712269 isoform X1, whose translation is MNMGIYIVHPVAAEVVGLVVGDIGMTDIGRDIIIQHHSLELQRIHEKHRKFMAMQYPILFPYGEDGFHESIIYNQTTSSSALQRNKATVVEFFVYILHDRVGQFNTPLRCERLTQSYFVDGYCCVEGERIQHYRLPSFQHKYRSAPFNSLANSVSKGITAGSSAGQRVILPASHTGSPRYFYQNYQDCIAICRKYGCPDLFLTFTSNASWPEILQALPPRQQPSDRPDIVDRVFKMKLNILMDDITKNKFFGPIHAVVYTVEFQKRGLPHVHIIIWLSKEEPLDAQKVDQRISAQLPNPTLDTIGFEAVTSFMIHGPCGPGISYSPCMSGGRCSKFYPKEFYENTSILQNGFTQYARPNNGIVVTKNGVDIDNRFIVPHNVDLVVKYQAHINVESVNHDGMHKYLFKYVTKGYDCAKAGIRPNSGSETINEIDNYHECRCVTPNDAAWHLLQFDIHHTDPSVERLPVHLPLENNVVYTEDDDLEEVIENPGNQKSKLTAWLEANSQFHEAREHTYIEFPQYFTWHSSGKYWDIRRGYHNKIGRIAHVDPTKGEQYYLRMLLHIVKGPKAFSEIRNISGQQHPMFRSACEALGLLDDDQEWSYALNDAAQWALPYQLRQLFVTILLFCEVTNPQRLFTKHAQRLSEDIRHRANLNLSESNISLANSFVHNALLFELDKLLRNAGYSLSHFNLPLPDDIGSASADNRLLLDELGYDIIGITSTSANDINMLNRNQKEIFDSISNSVINNEGRTFFVYGYGETGKTFLWTTLWNFVRTQGKIALAVASSGIASLLLPGGRTPHSRFKIPLDIRDNSMCSIKKNTHLAELIQ